The sequence below is a genomic window from Helicobacter ganmani.
AAGGGTGTATTCGCTTCTACCGCTCCTACGACAAAAGAAATCACCCCCGCAAAGATAAATTGCACCATTCCCAAAATGGCTGAAGCACTTCCAGACATTTGTTTGAAACGCGCCATTGCAAGCGTTGTGGTGTTTGGCACAATAAAACCATTCATTCCAAGCATTAAGAACAAAAGAATCTCAAAAGGCAAGAATCCCAAATCCAACCACCCGACTACAAGCAATACTAATGCAACCCCAAACATCATCACAAACGCATAAGGCAACACTGCATAAGGAGAATATTTACGCACGATTCTTGCATTAATATTGGCAAAAATCATAAAACTAAGTGCATTCACTCCAAAAAGGATTCCATAGGTTTTTTCGCTTAAACCAAAGTATTCGCGAAAAATAAACGATGAGCCGGTAATATAGGCAAAAATTGTTGCCATTACAAGACTAGAGGATAGAATATAAATGCGGAATCTGCGGTCTTGCAAAATATGAAAATAATTCACTAAAACAACTTTAAACTCTGGCTTGACTCTCTGCACAGATTCTTTCTCTTGGATTCCAAAGATAATCAAAACAAAAAGTAGAATCCCAAGCGCAAAAAGTGTCGCAAAAATACTTTTCCACGAAAAGAAATCCAACAAAAATCCCCCAAACACAGGGGCAAGCATAGGAGCTAAACTAGAAACAACCATCATTAAAGCAAACGCACTTGCCGCTTCTTTTAACGCAAAATTATCATTGATAATTGCACGCGCAATCACCACTCCAGCACAGCCACCAAGTGCTTGCAAAAAACGCCAAAAAATAAAACTATCCACAGAATCAAAGCTAATGCACGCAAAGCTTGCGACAATAAAAAGTGCGATTCCAATATACAGGGGCTTTTTCCTGCCATAAACATCACTCAAAGGTCCATAGATTAACTGCCCAAACGCAAAAGCGATGAAAAAAATAGCCAAAGAAAGTTGCGCATAAAAAGGTGTAGTCGCGAAACTTCTCTGAACCTCTCCAAGTGCGGGCAAATACATATCCGTAGAAAGAGGAGCAAGGCTAGACATAAAAGCCAAAATAACAATCAACCTTGCTTTTGCAAAACCTTGATAAGCAGTAGCTTTTTGCATAGAAAATCCTCAAGTTTTTGATTTTGAAAAACGATTATAACACATTAGAATTTTAGAAAAAAATTAATTAACTTTTTGTGCGTTTGGATTCTGTAAGATTCCACAAAAAATCAAAACCCGCAAAGAGTCTTGCAAAATATCAGGCTAAAAACCCGCTTGGAATAAAAGAGTGAGTGCGTCAAATGCACTTAAAAATTCGCGCTTAAAATGCAACATAATCGCCGGAACAATCACAACCAACACCGCAAAAGCGACTGCAATTTTGACAGGAAATCCGATTGCTAGCAAATTGAATTGCGGATGGGCTTTCATAATCATACCAAAAATAATATCTGATAGCAAAATCAAAGCAATAATCGGAAAGGACATTGTAAGCCCTACAACAAAAAGACTTGCAAAAGACTTCACAATATATTCAATATAATTTTGAGTAAAAAGAAAACCACCCAATGGAATCTCTTGAATGCTCTGCGCAACAAAATAAAAGAACAAATGATGATAATCAAGCCCTAGTGCAATCAGCAAAGCAAGAAGTGTAAGCAGTTGCCCTACAATTGGTTTTTGCGCTCCCGTAATAGGGTCATAAGCATTTGCAATCGTCAATCCCATTGCAAACGAAATCAATTCTCCACCAAAAGAAATCATACCGAAAACAATTTGCAATGCCATAGATGCGAGAAATCCCAACATAATTTCAGAAAGTCCCGCAACGATGAAGCGCAAAATCGTCCAATTTGCTGGTGGCACAACATCTAAAAGAGGGACAAAAAGAATCGTAAGCCAAAAAATCAATGCGCCTTTAATGGAATTATTAATCATTTGATTTTCAAAAAAAGGAAAAAAGGCGATAATCCCGGCAAATCGTAACAGCAAGAGTAGAAAGTTTGCGACATTCCCTTCAGTAAGATAGGCTAGGAGTTCCATAACTTAAAACTTTTTCAACTCTTAAATAGGAAAAGGAGATTTTATTCAAGAGATTTAAGAGAAGCGTGTTCCAAACGATAAGAATGTAAAGCTTTCCTTGCAAGAATTGGGTCGTGCGTAACAAATACAAGCAACGATTGTGTCAATCTCACATAATCAAACAAAAGCTCCATTACGCCAAAAGCCGTTTCCCTATCCAAATTTCCGGTTGGTTCATCAGCAAAGATGATTTTAGGTCTTTTAGTCAAAATCCTAGCAATGGATAGCCTCTGCTGCTGCCCTCCGCTCAATGCGCTGACATTTAATGGCAAAGTTTCTAAAATTCCAAACAAACTTAAAAGCTCGTGGTCAATCTTTTGATTACTCAACAAAGAAGCAACTTCCAAGTTTTCTTCTGCGCTGAATCCCAAAAATAAATAATGCGATTGAAAAATGATTCCAATTTCATTACGTCTTAGGGCAAGTAATTTACTTTGGGGAAGTTGATAAATATCCTTGCCCAAAAGCTTCACAACACCACTTTGAGGCTTTAAAAAACTAGAAAGAATGTGCAAGAGCGTGCTTTTGCCACTCCCACTTACACCCATAATAGAGAGTGTTTCACCTGCATTTAAGCTGAAAGTTACATTTTCTAAAATAGGAGAATCATAGCCAAAAGAAAGGTTTTCAGCTACAAGAGAAGCCAAACAGAGCTCCCCAAATTAGCCTAATTGTGCTGCAACTTCATCTGCGAAGCTACAAGCTTGTTTTGTGATTCCCTCGCCAAGCTCAAAACGCACATATTCCACGACTTCAATAGAATCCCCGAGTTCTTTAGATTTATCCCCCAATACTTGTGCAATTGTTTTCTTATCGTCCATTACAAAGAACTGCCCCAATAGTGTAAGCCTTTGGTCTAAAATCGTAGAATCTGCCTTGAATCTTTCTAATTGTCCGGGCAAAATTTTATCCCAAATTTGCTCTGGTTTGCCTTGTGCTTTTAATTCTGCCTTTAATTTTTCCTCTTGTTGTTTTAAGATTTCATCAGTTAATTCTAGCTGACTAATATATTCTGGAATCTTATGCAAAGGCTTGCCAAGTCTTTTTAGCTCTTCATTTTCTTTTTCTAGCTCCGCAATAATCGCTGTTTTCTCGCTTTTAATAAAGTCCAAATCAAAAGAATGGTAAGAAATCACTTGTGGTTTCATTGCCGCAGCGTGCATACAAAGACTCTTCGTAAAATCCGACAATTTAGCCGCATTTGCTTCATTTTGGCATTTTAATGCAATAATAACGCCCACGCGCCCATTAGAATGCACATATGCATTGACGATTCCACCTCCTTTTGCTTCAACTTTCGCGATTCTGCGCACAACGATATTTTCACCGATTTTTGCAATTTGAGACTTTAGGTATTCTTCAAATTTCGCTCCCTCAAAGTTAAGCGTGTGAAGTTCCTCTACATTGGAGACATCAGAATCTTGCACCATTGCGATTGTTTTTGCGCTCAATTCTTTGAAGCCGTCATTCTTAGCCACAAAGTCTGTTTCAGAGTTAATCTCTGCCATACTTACCTTTTTGAAATCAGGAGATACTTTAATAGCAATACTTCCCTCTGCCGCTACTCTGTCAGCTTTTTTTGCTGCTTTACTAAGCCCTTTTTCCCTCAAATATTCTACGGCTTTTTCTAAATCACCGCCCACTTCTACAAGAGCTTTTTTACAATCCATCATTCCCGCGTCTGTCCTATCGCGAAGTTGTTTTACAAGCTGCGCACTAATCTCTGCCATTGCCTCTCCTTATTCTGCTTCTACACTCTTGGCGAAATCTTCTTCGCTCATTGCTTCCTCAATCACCTCTTGTTTTTCCTCCTCACTTGCTGGCTCTGCTACTTCTTGTGTCGGTGCTTCACCACCAGCAATTGCACGCCCTTCTGTAATAGCCTCTGCCATTTCTTTACAGAATAGCTGAATAGAACGAATTGCATCATCATTACCCGGGATTGGATAATCCACCATATCGGGGTCGCAGTTTGTATCTAGTGGCGCAACGACAGGAATCCCTAATCTTCTTGCTTCTGCGACTGCAATTTTTTCTTTTGCCGCGTCAATCACAAAAATCATATCAGGAGCTTTTTTAAGATGTCTCACACCGCCCAAATAACGCGCTAATTTCTCTTTTTTGCGCTGAATCATCAGTTTTTCTTTTTTCGTTAGCAAGTCAATTTGCCCGCTAGCTTCCATTTCCTCAATAATTTCAAGCTTACGGATAGACTTTTTAATGGTAGAGAAGTTTGTAAGCATTCCACCTAGCCAACGATAATTCACATAAGGAGCATTGATGCTATCCGCATATTGTTTGAGTGTTTCGCTTGCTTGTTTTTTCGTTCCAACAAACATTACCACTTTGCCCTCCGCTGCCGCGTCGCGCACAATATTGTAAGTGTAGCGAAAATAACGCAAAGTTTTTTGCAAATCAATAATATGAATATTTTTGCGCACACCAAAAATGTATTTTTTCATCTTCGGATTCCAACGTCTTGTTTGGTGTCCAAAATGCACACCACATTCTAAAAGGTCTTTCATTGTTACCATAGTGTTCTCCTATTTGTTGTTTTGGTTTTCCCTCCACGCTCCTTCAACGCTATCAAGCGCAACCTAAACTTAGGATTAGCGTGTGTGAAATTTGATAAATAAAAGGTTAGCATTTTATTAAAATTTTCTTTAATTTTAGCTTTTATTAAAGTTATTGCTTTCCTAAACTATCTTAAAATTCTTTGCTTTCTATTAATGTTTGCTCTTTCATTGCTTGAGCAATCTCTTCATAACCCTTCAGTGCATCTTGATTGCATAAAACCCATTCATTAAGTCCCTCTAAACTCATCATATGTGCAATTTTTGGGTCATTTTTAAGGGCATTTTGTGATTTCATCATTTCTACAAAGCTTCTTTTTAAGTAAGAATCAAAACTTTTTAGGGTTGTAAAATTACAATGACAATAAGCAGGGCTTGTGTAAAAATTCACCATTTGAGGATAATTTCCCTCTTGCATAACCCTCACCCAAGTAGTAGAGCCAATCGCTCCTGCATCTAGTTCTCCACTTTTTATTTTATCCAGCACATCAAATTCACTTCGCCCTGTATCGCCGTGTTTGCCCACATCGCTATTAAAGCGAAATATCCCCACACTCCCACTTTCTATCTGTGCGCTACCAAGCAAAGCAGGAGAAATTTCTTGCAGTTTAAATCCATTTTTTTGCAAATAAAATAAAGGCATAATCGCCGCTTGAGCAGAATCTAAACTCCCTAAACCAAATTTTTTACCCTTCAAATCCTCTAAACCCTTCATTGTATCTCTTTTGGCTACAAATACACTTTTAAAGCCAATATCAGTATCGCGCATTAAAATTGCCTCTGCACCATTATTTGTGCAATGCCTAGAACGGATAAAAGCCACATTTGTATTCCAAGCAATATCTATTTTTCCCTCTTTAAGCCACTGCACTTGCCGCTCATAGTTGCTAAATAACACATAATCTAGCCTTATATCTTTAAAATAATCATTAGCATATTCCCTAATCGTATCCCAGATAGGGACAATTTGTGGCGCATACGCCACTGCACCTACTAAAATTGACTTCATATTTACTCCTTTGGTAAAAGTGCATCAGAGAGCCATACTTGTAAAATATCAAGACTTGGCGCCATTACTTGTGAAGCGAACGCGTCTCGCAAATATCGCTCTAGTGGCAAGAGCTTACTATAAGCTTTTCCTCCACCAAGTCGCATTGCAAGAGCACAAATGTCCATAACAAGCTGTGTGGCGTTAATCCTACACGCAAAGATTTTGCACATTGCATTAGATTCTTGATTATCAAATGCCCTTGCAGCCTCATAAACAAGTGCAATTTGGCTTTGCGTTTTGGTATAGAGTTCTGCGATATGGATTCTCACTAACTCTTTATCTGCCAAAGAGGAGCCATCAGTATATTTTCTACTCTTACAATGAGCAAGCGCGCATTCATAAGCAGCCTTTCCCACACCGCTATACACCGCTCCAAGCCCCACGACAAAATACATTGCTACAACTCCAGCTTGCGCTTCACCCTCTCCGTCAATGCCAAGCAAATATTGTTTTGTATGAAGCTTCACATCATTATATTGCACAGGTTTTGAGACATTTCCGCGCATACCTAACCCATTCCACACGCCCTCTTCGTGATAAATACCCTCCGCATTATTGGGTGTAATCCAATTATTTTTACCACCATTTACTTTGCAAGAATTTGTATAGGTAAGATAATAGTTTGCTTGTTGTGCGGAAGTTACAAAGCTTTTGCGCCCTTTTAAGATTCTATATTCTCCCGCTTCTGTCTCTGTTATATCAGGCAACCCAAAATGTGTCCCAGAGCCACTTTCACTATAAGCAAGAGCAAAAGAAATCTCCCCTTTTGCTATTTTTGGCAAAAATTCCTCTTTTTGCTCTTTTGTCCCAAAAGTCGCAATACAAGCCGTTGCAACATTATGCATCATATAGCAAAGTGCAGTAGAAGCGTCAAATTGCGCTAAAGTATAACACACCTGTGCGTGATTAAGACAATTTCCACCGCTTCCGCCATACTCTTTAGGCACTAATAATCCCATAAACCCTTGCTTTTTGAGCTCATCGTAGGCTTCTTTTGGGAATCTTGCTTCTTTATCAATAGATTCTGTATGAGGGGCAACAAATGCCTTGCCAAACTCCGCTGCTTTTTGTTCTAAGTTTTCCAAACTTAACATATTTTCTCCTTACATAAAATTAGGTGTATGAGCCCTGCTTAAATCAAGGGCAAGTTCCTCATCAATGCCACATTCCACAAGCCGCTTTGTGCGATTTTTCTCCATTTTTTTCTTTAATTCCTGCACCTCCTCAAATCCATTTGAAATTAACACTCTATCCTCACCTCCTCCACGCAATAGAGCCATAGATTCTAAAAGCAGGGAGGATTCGCCACTTTGCGCATCTAAATAATTTTTACGCGCAAAAACGACTTCCTTTAAGGCAGCAATTTTGGCAGGATTTTGTGCTATTGCTTGTTTCACATTATTGATTCCATAGGCAACGTGGCGACTTTCATCTTTTCTTGCTAAAGCAAGTAAATATGCACTCGCCTCATCTCCTAATGCCCTAAAGCTCTCCTCTAAGAATTTCAACAAATCAATAAAAGTCCCTTCCCCCATAATATGCAGCAAAAAGCTAGATTTGAAATAATCTTTCTCATTCCACAGGCTAAAAAGGCTTTGTTGCGTTGTAAGTGTGGAGTATTGCACACCAAGCCCTGTAATATTTGCCCTTTTGATAAAAGATTCTATATGTCGGCTCTCATCACCGATAATAGAGGAGAGTAAAAGCGGAATAGGCGTGAAAAAGGGTGAAATCTGCCCTAAAAATCGTGCGGGGATATACAGAGCTGAAAACTCATTTTCAGTTAAATAAGTCATAATCTGTGCGATTGCAAATTGCAGGGCTGGGCTAAACTCTGGTATTTCTTGCCATTTTATATCTGTAGTGGCATTCCATTGCGACTTTTTAGAATCCTCATAAATTTGCAAAGCATTACTGCTCCAAATATTATTATTAGATTCTATACCAAAATGATAATTTGGACTTGCCAATTCCACTTGCACACCATTTGGAGCTAAACCCTGTGTAGGTGGTGCAATATGGGAAGTGCAATCAAATTTTTGGAATCTTGTGGGGGATTTTTTGCGCAAGATATATATAAAATTCCCTTTAGAATCTGTATTTTGGCTTATTGCGCGCTTTTGTATGAATTCCTCACCCTTAAAAGCACACCACATACTAAGGTCATTTTCTAAATTATCCCAATCACTCACAACTTCTATAATGTCGCCTTTGGAGACAAGTAAAAAAGCATTTTCAAGTCGCATAAAAAAGAGTGTGCTTGCAGGCAATGCGCCCATAAAAATGCAAGATTTCTGGGAATAGTTAGGATTCATAAATAAAACTTTAGTATTGAATTACAACAAGATTTAAGAAGATTTGTTGCCTCTCACACGGAAAGATTGACAATTAAGAAATATAATCATATTTCACTTAAATTTAAATGAAACAAACCATAAAATTGTTCAATAATCAAGATTAAAATCAAATCTTTTACTAGAAATGGATTACTTCGTCGTTTCACTCCTCGCAAGGACGCAAAATCAAAGTGCCGATAGTGTCTAGCAGGCAAATTCTAAAGCCTTTGACGCAAAAAGCTAAAAGGCGGGAGCGCAAAAGGCAAGATAAAGGCATTTTCATTGCCACTATGGATAGATTCTAATTCCTTGCCATTAACTAATAGAATCTTAAAAAGACGCAGGTATTTTTTGCCATTCTTTTCAAAAATCTCTCCGATGTCATTTTTACCCAAACAAACAGAATCCAAATGCGCACTTACAATTTCCTTAGGTTCATTGGGGCGAATCGTATGCCGACAAAGCGCGCTCTTGCCCTCTTCGCTCACCTCTGCATTGACTTGATAGCTCCCCTCGCTAATTGCACTCCAATGATTCTGCGTATTAAGTCGCTCAAAAGGACGATGAATTAAATAACCCTCACTAAAACCGCGATTTTTTAAGGTTCCTAGCTCCTCTTTATAGCGCGATTCCACAAAGTCGCCTTGCGCATAATCCTCCAAAGCACGCCGATAAGCTAGTGTTGTAATGCCCGCATAATAACTTGACTTCGTGCGTCCCTCAATTTTAAGCGAATCTATCACACCGCTTTCTAAAATCATCGGGATATGTGCAATTAAATTCAAATCTTTTGCGTTAAAAATATGCGTCCCCACGCCCTCTTCTTCCTCCAAGCGCATTGTGATTCCATTGTCAGGATTCCGCGCATAAATCTCTTTGCCACTAAATCGCACCAACTCATCGGTTTTTTCATTGCGCACATAATATTCATAATCAAACCGACAATCATTCGCGCAACTCCCACGATTTGGCACGCGACCATTTTGCAAAGCCGAGATTAGACAACGTCCCGAAAACGCAAAACACATAGAACCATGCACAAAAATTTCTAATTCTAAATCAGGCAGGGCTTTTTTAATCCCTATTGCGTCTTTTAGGCTTAATTCTCTTGCTGCAATAATACGCTTCACACCCAATTCATAAAACACTTCCGCGTCTAACACATTTAAAACATTCGCTTGCGTAGAAAGATGAATCGGAATCTCTGGCGCAATTTGATGAGACAATTTAACTACTCCGGGTGTTGCAACGATGAAGCCATCAGGCTTTAAAGAAGCCATTTTTTGAATATGTGATTCCAATAATTTTAATTGAGAATTAAAGGGAAATCCATTAATTGTTACATAAATCTTTTTGCCTCGTGCGTGCGTGTATTCTACTCCCTCGCGGAAAGATTCAAAGTCAAATTCCTTTCCTGAACGATTCCGCAAGGAAAAATGGCTCACGCCACCATAAACAGCATCTGCCCCATATTCCAAAGCAATTTTCAGTTTTTTAAGATTCCCAGCAGGAGAGAGAAGTTCTGGAATCTTTGGAGGTTTAAAAGTAGAATCTTGCATTCATTACTTGCCAAAATTTGCAATCAGAGCTTCAATATCATTTTCATTGACAACATTTTCTGTTTTATCCCCTTGAATATGCACTGCGGAGCTTACGCGTTTGCTATCGTCAATTTTACCCTCAAAGAGTGAGCTCATATATCTTGCAAGCGCACGCATAATGTTAATAACGCGTTCAATTTTTTGACGATGAATATCTTGATACTGCATAGCTTCCATTGCTTCTAGTGAAATATTTGAGATTTCCTGCAAACAATCAGATACCTTTTGCACATCTGTTTTGACTTTGGTTACTGCTTCTAACTGCTCATTAAAGGTATGAAAATCCGGAAATTTGACATGAAGCTTTTGTAAAAGTTCCTCTTGAGAAGTGATAAATTGTTGAATCTCACCAAATGCGTCCTCAATGTCTGCGTCTAAGTTATTAATTTTCTCTAGCTTATCAAACATCTCTGTAGCTTTGATTTCCGAATCTCGCGTTACATCATCTAATTGATGCACTACCTTATGCTCTGCTGTTGGTGGAGGTGGAGGCCAACTTACATCTTGCTCAATAGAAAAATCATCTGCTTTTGCTTCGCTTTTAATTGTTGGGTCTTCCAAAGTAGAATTTTCTAAAGATTCCTCTTGATTCTCTTGCTCTTGACTTCCTTGCGCAATATCGTCCATATCACTACCCAATAGTGAATCCAATTCCTCT
It includes:
- a CDS encoding multidrug effflux MFS transporter — translated: MQKATAYQGFAKARLIVILAFMSSLAPLSTDMYLPALGEVQRSFATTPFYAQLSLAIFFIAFAFGQLIYGPLSDVYGRKKPLYIGIALFIVASFACISFDSVDSFIFWRFLQALGGCAGVVIARAIINDNFALKEAASAFALMMVVSSLAPMLAPVFGGFLLDFFSWKSIFATLFALGILLFVLIIFGIQEKESVQRVKPEFKVVLVNYFHILQDRRFRIYILSSSLVMATIFAYITGSSFIFREYFGLSEKTYGILFGVNALSFMIFANINARIVRKYSPYAVLPYAFVMMFGVALVLLVVGWLDLGFLPFEILLFLMLGMNGFIVPNTTTLAMARFKQMSGSASAILGMVQFIFAGVISFVVGAVEANTPFPLALIIACCLLLACGIYFSLNVREIRRYKREFLSLFKHSS
- the fliR gene encoding flagellar biosynthetic protein FliR; this encodes MELLAYLTEGNVANFLLLLLRFAGIIAFFPFFENQMINNSIKGALIFWLTILFVPLLDVVPPANWTILRFIVAGLSEIMLGFLASMALQIVFGMISFGGELISFAMGLTIANAYDPITGAQKPIVGQLLTLLALLIALGLDYHHLFFYFVAQSIQEIPLGGFLFTQNYIEYIVKSFASLFVVGLTMSFPIIALILLSDIIFGMIMKAHPQFNLLAIGFPVKIAVAFAVLVVIVPAIMLHFKREFLSAFDALTLLFQAGF
- a CDS encoding ABC transporter ATP-binding protein; the encoded protein is MASLVAENLSFGYDSPILENVTFSLNAGETLSIMGVSGSGKSTLLHILSSFLKPQSGVVKLLGKDIYQLPQSKLLALRRNEIGIIFQSHYLFLGFSAEENLEVASLLSNQKIDHELLSLFGILETLPLNVSALSGGQQQRLSIARILTKRPKIIFADEPTGNLDRETAFGVMELLFDYVRLTQSLLVFVTHDPILARKALHSYRLEHASLKSLE
- the tsf gene encoding translation elongation factor Ts; translated protein: MAEISAQLVKQLRDRTDAGMMDCKKALVEVGGDLEKAVEYLREKGLSKAAKKADRVAAEGSIAIKVSPDFKKVSMAEINSETDFVAKNDGFKELSAKTIAMVQDSDVSNVEELHTLNFEGAKFEEYLKSQIAKIGENIVVRRIAKVEAKGGGIVNAYVHSNGRVGVIIALKCQNEANAAKLSDFTKSLCMHAAAMKPQVISYHSFDLDFIKSEKTAIIAELEKENEELKRLGKPLHKIPEYISQLELTDEILKQQEEKLKAELKAQGKPEQIWDKILPGQLERFKADSTILDQRLTLLGQFFVMDDKKTIAQVLGDKSKELGDSIEVVEYVRFELGEGITKQACSFADEVAAQLG
- the rpsB gene encoding 30S ribosomal protein S2 gives rise to the protein MVTMKDLLECGVHFGHQTRRWNPKMKKYIFGVRKNIHIIDLQKTLRYFRYTYNIVRDAAAEGKVVMFVGTKKQASETLKQYADSINAPYVNYRWLGGMLTNFSTIKKSIRKLEIIEEMEASGQIDLLTKKEKLMIQRKKEKLARYLGGVRHLKKAPDMIFVIDAAKEKIAVAEARRLGIPVVAPLDTNCDPDMVDYPIPGNDDAIRSIQLFCKEMAEAITEGRAIAGGEAPTQEVAEPASEEEKQEVIEEAMSEEDFAKSVEAE
- a CDS encoding phosphate/phosphite/phosphonate ABC transporter substrate-binding protein; this translates as MKSILVGAVAYAPQIVPIWDTIREYANDYFKDIRLDYVLFSNYERQVQWLKEGKIDIAWNTNVAFIRSRHCTNNGAEAILMRDTDIGFKSVFVAKRDTMKGLEDLKGKKFGLGSLDSAQAAIMPLFYLQKNGFKLQEISPALLGSAQIESGSVGIFRFNSDVGKHGDTGRSEFDVLDKIKSGELDAGAIGSTTWVRVMQEGNYPQMVNFYTSPAYCHCNFTTLKSFDSYLKRSFVEMMKSQNALKNDPKIAHMMSLEGLNEWVLCNQDALKGYEEIAQAMKEQTLIESKEF
- a CDS encoding acyl-CoA dehydrogenase family protein; translated protein: MLSLENLEQKAAEFGKAFVAPHTESIDKEARFPKEAYDELKKQGFMGLLVPKEYGGSGGNCLNHAQVCYTLAQFDASTALCYMMHNVATACIATFGTKEQKEEFLPKIAKGEISFALAYSESGSGTHFGLPDITETEAGEYRILKGRKSFVTSAQQANYYLTYTNSCKVNGGKNNWITPNNAEGIYHEEGVWNGLGMRGNVSKPVQYNDVKLHTKQYLLGIDGEGEAQAGVVAMYFVVGLGAVYSGVGKAAYECALAHCKSRKYTDGSSLADKELVRIHIAELYTKTQSQIALVYEAARAFDNQESNAMCKIFACRINATQLVMDICALAMRLGGGKAYSKLLPLERYLRDAFASQVMAPSLDILQVWLSDALLPKE
- a CDS encoding ferritin-like domain-containing protein, whose amino-acid sequence is MNPNYSQKSCIFMGALPASTLFFMRLENAFLLVSKGDIIEVVSDWDNLENDLSMWCAFKGEEFIQKRAISQNTDSKGNFIYILRKKSPTRFQKFDCTSHIAPPTQGLAPNGVQVELASPNYHFGIESNNNIWSSNALQIYEDSKKSQWNATTDIKWQEIPEFSPALQFAIAQIMTYLTENEFSALYIPARFLGQISPFFTPIPLLLSSIIGDESRHIESFIKRANITGLGVQYSTLTTQQSLFSLWNEKDYFKSSFLLHIMGEGTFIDLLKFLEESFRALGDEASAYLLALARKDESRHVAYGINNVKQAIAQNPAKIAALKEVVFARKNYLDAQSGESSLLLESMALLRGGGEDRVLISNGFEEVQELKKKMEKNRTKRLVECGIDEELALDLSRAHTPNFM
- a CDS encoding peptidase U32 family protein, encoding MQDSTFKPPKIPELLSPAGNLKKLKIALEYGADAVYGGVSHFSLRNRSGKEFDFESFREGVEYTHARGKKIYVTINGFPFNSQLKLLESHIQKMASLKPDGFIVATPGVVKLSHQIAPEIPIHLSTQANVLNVLDAEVFYELGVKRIIAARELSLKDAIGIKKALPDLELEIFVHGSMCFAFSGRCLISALQNGRVPNRGSCANDCRFDYEYYVRNEKTDELVRFSGKEIYARNPDNGITMRLEEEEGVGTHIFNAKDLNLIAHIPMILESGVIDSLKIEGRTKSSYYAGITTLAYRRALEDYAQGDFVESRYKEELGTLKNRGFSEGYLIHRPFERLNTQNHWSAISEGSYQVNAEVSEEGKSALCRHTIRPNEPKEIVSAHLDSVCLGKNDIGEIFEKNGKKYLRLFKILLVNGKELESIHSGNENAFILPFALPPFSFLRQRL
- a CDS encoding chemotaxis protein, with the protein product MTQEELDSLLGSDMDDIAQGSQEQENQEESLENSTLEDPTIKSEAKADDFSIEQDVSWPPPPPTAEHKVVHQLDDVTRDSEIKATEMFDKLEKINNLDADIEDAFGEIQQFITSQEELLQKLHVKFPDFHTFNEQLEAVTKVKTDVQKVSDCLQEISNISLEAMEAMQYQDIHRQKIERVINIMRALARYMSSLFEGKIDDSKRVSSAVHIQGDKTENVVNENDIEALIANFGK